From one Lactiplantibacillus paraplantarum genomic stretch:
- the rapZ gene encoding RNase adapter RapZ — MAESLQLVIISGMSGAGKTVAVQSFEDLGYFCIDNMPPALLPKFSELVEESGKIKKVALVIDLRSRAFYDEIMDMLANLDNTDFVSTRILFLDASNEELVSRYKETRRSHPLAMEGRVMDGVRKERELLAPLKDRASYVIDTSTLTPRELRESIFDKFETDQDETFHIEMLSFGFKYGLPIDADIVMDVRFLPNPYYIPELKKQTGLDKPVVDYVMQQPATEAFYQQFLGMLESIMPGYEAEGKSSLTIAIGCTGGQHRSVALTQRIGEALAKHYKVHISHRDIDKRKETVNRS; from the coding sequence ATGGCAGAATCATTACAACTAGTAATTATTTCTGGGATGAGCGGTGCTGGTAAGACAGTTGCTGTCCAAAGCTTTGAGGACCTGGGCTATTTTTGCATTGATAATATGCCACCAGCGTTATTACCGAAGTTCTCAGAATTAGTTGAGGAGTCGGGTAAAATAAAAAAAGTAGCGCTAGTAATTGATTTACGTTCGCGGGCTTTTTATGATGAAATCATGGACATGTTGGCTAACTTAGACAACACGGACTTTGTGTCGACTCGGATTCTGTTTTTAGATGCTTCCAACGAAGAATTGGTTTCACGGTACAAAGAAACGCGTCGGTCACATCCACTGGCCATGGAGGGGCGCGTAATGGATGGCGTGCGCAAGGAACGCGAACTATTAGCACCGCTGAAAGATCGGGCTTCATACGTCATTGATACGTCGACGTTGACGCCCCGTGAACTGCGCGAATCAATTTTTGATAAATTTGAAACGGACCAGGATGAGACTTTTCATATCGAGATGTTATCCTTTGGGTTTAAATATGGCTTACCTATTGATGCGGATATCGTTATGGATGTGCGGTTCTTACCAAATCCGTACTATATTCCAGAATTGAAGAAGCAGACGGGCTTGGATAAGCCCGTGGTAGATTACGTCATGCAGCAGCCAGCGACGGAAGCCTTCTATCAACAGTTTTTAGGCATGTTGGAGAGTATTATGCCTGGCTATGAAGCTGAGGGTAAGAGTAGTCTAACGATTGCAATCGGTTGTACGGGTGGACAACACCGCTCCGTTGCTTTGACGCAACGTATCGGTGAAGCTCTGGCTAAGCACTACAAGGTGCATATTAGTCACCGTGATATTGATAAACGAAAGGAAACTGTTAATCGCTCATGA
- the argH gene encoding argininosuccinate lyase, with protein sequence MSTKKLWGGRFTETGAKYVDDFGASISFDQLLAAEDIAGSLAHVKMLKKTGILPAQDVDQIVAGLETLAERQKQGKLEFSTVNEDIHMNIESLLTEEIGPVAGKLHTARSRNDQVATDFHLYLKHQLPLILDRLHELETVLVAKASENVETVMPGYTHLQHAQPISYAHYLLAYYQMFKRDMDRFEFNMQHTDISPLGAAALAGTTFPIDREYSAKLLGFSEVYHNSLDAVSDRDFVLEFLSNASILMMHLSRFCEEIVSWSSYEFKYISLSDQFSTGSSIMPQKKNPDMAELIRGKSGRVYGNLMGLLTVMKGIPLAYNKDLQEDKEGAFDTVTTVLTSLHVFTGMIATLTVNEDRMADATTNDFSNATELADYLANKGIPFRQAHAIVGKLVLDGLKKKRPLQAISLSEYQAISPLIQEDVYHDLDAKVAVERRHSLGGTGFDQIKQELQRAQAQLAAYQSATID encoded by the coding sequence ATGAGTACAAAGAAACTATGGGGTGGTCGTTTTACAGAAACGGGTGCCAAGTATGTTGATGACTTTGGGGCGTCCATTAGCTTCGACCAGCTGCTTGCCGCAGAAGATATTGCTGGTTCATTGGCACACGTTAAGATGTTGAAGAAGACGGGCATCTTACCTGCTCAAGATGTTGATCAGATTGTGGCTGGCCTAGAAACTTTGGCAGAACGCCAGAAACAGGGTAAGCTGGAATTTTCAACGGTCAACGAAGATATTCATATGAATATTGAATCATTATTAACTGAAGAAATTGGGCCGGTGGCTGGCAAATTGCACACAGCTCGTTCACGGAATGATCAAGTTGCTACGGATTTTCACTTGTATTTGAAGCATCAGCTACCGTTGATCTTAGACCGGCTACATGAGCTGGAAACGGTGTTGGTAGCTAAAGCGAGTGAAAACGTAGAGACGGTGATGCCAGGGTATACGCATTTGCAACACGCCCAACCGATTTCATATGCGCACTATTTGTTAGCTTATTATCAAATGTTCAAGCGTGACATGGACCGGTTTGAATTTAACATGCAACATACGGACATTTCGCCATTGGGTGCTGCTGCGCTAGCCGGGACGACTTTCCCAATTGATCGGGAATATAGTGCTAAATTATTAGGATTCAGTGAAGTTTATCATAATAGTTTAGATGCTGTTTCTGACCGAGACTTTGTCCTTGAATTTCTCAGCAACGCGTCAATTTTGATGATGCACCTCTCGCGGTTTTGTGAAGAAATTGTCAGTTGGAGTAGTTATGAGTTCAAGTACATTAGCTTAAGTGATCAATTTTCAACTGGCAGTTCAATTATGCCGCAAAAGAAAAATCCGGATATGGCTGAATTGATTCGGGGCAAATCCGGGCGAGTCTACGGCAACCTAATGGGGCTATTGACCGTGATGAAGGGCATTCCATTGGCCTATAACAAGGATCTCCAGGAAGATAAAGAGGGGGCGTTTGATACCGTTACGACCGTGTTGACGAGTCTTCATGTCTTTACTGGAATGATAGCAACGTTGACGGTTAATGAAGACCGAATGGCGGATGCAACAACTAATGATTTCTCAAACGCGACTGAGTTAGCAGATTATCTTGCCAATAAAGGGATTCCATTCCGCCAAGCACATGCGATTGTTGGCAAATTAGTCTTGGATGGCTTAAAAAAGAAGCGGCCATTGCAAGCAATTTCGCTCAGCGAGTATCAGGCTATCTCACCACTGATTCAAGAAGATGTTTATCATGATTTAGATGCTAAAGTTGCGGTGGAGCGGCGGCATTCACTTGGTGGTACTGGTTTTGATCAAATTAAGCAGGAATTGCAACGGGCACAAGCGCAATTGGCAGCTTACCAATCAGCAACCATCGATTAA
- a CDS encoding gluconeogenesis factor YvcK family protein, whose amino-acid sequence MRKYTFKTQRPKIVVIGGGTGLPVVLNGLRKQAVDITAVVTVADDGGSSGIIRNYVNVVPPGDIRNVMVALSNWPHLYKDIFQYRFQGDDQFFAGHAIGNLVIAALTEMKSGVFDAVQELSNMMQVDGHVFPAANEALTLHGKFSDGTELVGEAEITAAHKLLERVWVTDKDGKEPQAVQPVIDAIMAADQIVLGPGSLFTSILPNLTIRNIGQAVCKSDAEVVYICNIMTQKGETDHFSDADHVRVLNRHLGQDFINTVLVNTEEVPEDYMDFHKFNEVSRQVSHDFRGLREQNCRVISSNFLKLRDNGAFHDGDQVVAELMNLVGHSDVLR is encoded by the coding sequence ATGAGAAAATACACATTTAAGACCCAGCGGCCTAAAATTGTGGTGATTGGCGGGGGGACCGGCTTACCGGTCGTTCTGAATGGTCTGCGTAAACAGGCTGTGGATATTACTGCAGTAGTGACGGTTGCTGATGACGGTGGTTCGTCCGGTATTATTCGCAATTACGTTAACGTGGTCCCACCTGGTGACATTCGTAACGTGATGGTGGCTTTATCGAATTGGCCCCACTTATATAAAGATATTTTTCAGTATCGTTTTCAGGGTGATGATCAGTTCTTTGCTGGTCACGCGATCGGTAATTTGGTGATTGCAGCGCTGACGGAAATGAAGTCAGGGGTTTTTGACGCGGTCCAAGAACTATCTAACATGATGCAAGTAGATGGTCATGTCTTTCCAGCTGCAAACGAAGCACTAACGTTACATGGTAAGTTTAGTGACGGTACGGAGTTAGTGGGTGAAGCTGAGATCACGGCGGCGCACAAATTACTAGAGCGCGTCTGGGTCACTGATAAGGATGGCAAGGAACCACAAGCCGTCCAACCCGTCATTGATGCAATTATGGCGGCAGATCAGATTGTCTTGGGTCCAGGGAGCTTATTTACCAGTATTTTGCCGAACTTAACGATTCGTAATATTGGTCAGGCCGTTTGCAAGTCTGATGCGGAAGTCGTCTATATTTGCAATATTATGACGCAAAAAGGTGAAACGGATCATTTTTCTGATGCTGATCATGTCCGGGTTTTAAACCGACACTTGGGTCAAGACTTTATCAATACGGTTTTGGTTAATACTGAAGAAGTGCCAGAAGATTATATGGACTTTCATAAGTTTAATGAAGTTTCACGCCAGGTAAGCCACGATTTTCGCGGCTTACGGGAACAAAATTGTCGTGTCATCTCATCGAATTTTTTGAAACTTCGTGATAATGGGGCTTTTCATGATGGCGACCAAGTCGTCGCTGAACTAATGAATTTAGTCGGTCATTCCGACGTTTTAAGATAA
- a CDS encoding HdeD family acid-resistance protein: MFNDHRWGFDWTEFMTGIIFLIAAYFVIKQPQAALLSLVFLFAIAAIISGITTIGGYTKLRRETGLRANFALVFAIIDILVGLLFLFHAPTGVLVLGYVFAFWFLIDSIERLTVVSHLRVFGTGYYVLSLILDIISLALGILLVINPMIAVISFNVLVSFYFAVFGINAILIAFARRN, translated from the coding sequence ATGTTTAATGATCATCGATGGGGTTTTGATTGGACCGAGTTTATGACGGGAATTATTTTCTTGATTGCCGCTTACTTTGTAATCAAGCAACCTCAGGCAGCACTGCTAAGCTTAGTCTTTTTATTTGCAATTGCCGCAATTATTAGTGGGATCACGACGATTGGTGGTTACACCAAGTTGCGTCGTGAAACTGGTCTTCGAGCGAATTTTGCCCTTGTGTTTGCGATTATTGATATTCTAGTGGGGTTACTATTTTTATTCCACGCCCCAACTGGTGTTTTAGTACTTGGTTATGTTTTTGCTTTTTGGTTCTTAATCGACTCAATTGAACGTCTGACCGTAGTTTCACATTTACGAGTCTTCGGGACGGGATATTATGTTTTATCATTGATTTTGGACATTATTAGCTTGGCATTAGGAATTTTATTAGTGATCAATCCAATGATTGCAGTGATTAGCTTTAACGTGTTAGTTAGTTTTTACTTCGCTGTCTTTGGAATCAACGCAATCTTAATCGCGTTTGCTCGACGTAATTAG
- the uvrB gene encoding excinuclease ABC subunit UvrB encodes MIDRVDNNHFDLVSDYQPTGDQPQAIKQLTAGIEAGEKEQILLGATGTGKTFTISNVIAQVNKPTLILSHNKTLAGQLYGEFKKFFPNNAVEYFVSYYDYYQPEAYVPSSDTYIEKDSAINDEIDKLRHSATSSLLERNDVIVVASVSSIFGLGDPHEYQDHVVSLRVGMEIDRNDLLRKLVDIQFDRNDIDFQRGRFRVHGDVVEIFPASRDDHALRVEFFGDEIDRIREIDALTGEIVADREHVAIFPATHFMTNDAIMEHAIKGIEDELDGRLKELTADGKLLEAQRLKQRTTYDIEMLKEMGYTSGIENYSRFMDGRKPGEPPYTLLDFFPKDFLLVVDESHVTMPQVRGMYNGDRARKQMLVDYGFRLPSALDNRPLKLEEVEQHINQVVYMSATPGPYEMDRTKHVAQQIIRPTGLLDPTIEVRPIMGQIDDLVGEINKRIEVNERVFVTTLTKKMAEDLTDYLKDLGIKVRYLHSDIKTLERTQIIRDLRLGKFDVLVGINLLREGIDVPEVSLVAILDADKEGFLRNERSLIQTIGRAARNEHGSVIMYADKTTDSMQAAIDETARRRAVQMKYNEDHHITPHTIKKAIPELIASTKTTEDTGKKDDFLETDFDDMTHEQQLDMISKLEEQMKTAAKKLDFEQAATLRDTVMELKAQIS; translated from the coding sequence TTGATTGATCGGGTAGATAATAATCATTTTGACTTAGTTTCGGATTACCAACCAACGGGCGATCAACCCCAAGCAATTAAGCAACTAACTGCTGGTATTGAAGCCGGCGAAAAGGAGCAGATTCTGCTAGGGGCAACTGGGACTGGGAAGACATTTACAATTTCGAATGTGATTGCACAAGTAAATAAACCGACACTGATCTTGTCGCATAACAAGACGTTAGCAGGACAATTATACGGGGAATTCAAGAAGTTTTTCCCAAACAACGCCGTTGAATATTTCGTGAGTTATTACGATTATTATCAACCTGAAGCATACGTGCCTTCGAGTGATACTTATATCGAAAAGGATTCAGCAATTAACGATGAAATTGACAAGTTACGGCATTCGGCAACTAGCTCGTTACTGGAACGTAATGATGTAATTGTCGTGGCATCGGTTTCCAGTATTTTTGGTTTAGGGGATCCTCACGAGTATCAAGATCACGTGGTATCACTGCGGGTCGGCATGGAGATTGATCGTAACGACCTATTGCGTAAATTAGTCGATATTCAGTTTGATCGCAACGACATTGACTTTCAGCGGGGGCGTTTCCGGGTTCATGGGGATGTCGTGGAAATCTTTCCAGCATCGCGTGATGACCACGCGTTGCGCGTTGAATTCTTTGGTGATGAGATCGACCGAATTCGCGAAATTGATGCTTTGACCGGCGAGATTGTTGCCGATCGCGAACACGTTGCTATCTTCCCGGCGACCCACTTTATGACGAACGATGCGATTATGGAACACGCTATTAAAGGCATTGAGGACGAACTGGATGGCCGTTTGAAGGAATTAACAGCTGATGGTAAGTTACTAGAAGCGCAGCGACTTAAGCAACGGACAACTTATGATATCGAAATGCTGAAAGAAATGGGCTACACTAGCGGTATTGAAAATTATTCGCGCTTCATGGATGGTCGTAAACCCGGTGAACCGCCGTATACATTACTGGATTTCTTCCCGAAGGACTTTTTACTAGTGGTCGATGAGTCGCACGTGACGATGCCACAGGTTCGAGGGATGTATAACGGGGACCGGGCACGTAAGCAAATGTTAGTCGATTATGGTTTCCGGTTGCCTAGTGCGCTGGATAATCGACCACTGAAGCTTGAAGAAGTGGAACAACATATTAATCAAGTTGTTTATATGTCGGCGACGCCCGGGCCTTATGAAATGGACCGTACGAAACACGTGGCCCAACAAATTATTCGACCGACTGGCCTGCTAGATCCAACGATTGAAGTCCGACCAATTATGGGCCAAATTGATGACTTAGTGGGTGAAATCAATAAGCGAATTGAAGTTAACGAACGGGTCTTTGTAACTACGTTGACCAAGAAAATGGCGGAGGATTTAACTGACTACCTCAAGGATTTAGGAATCAAGGTGCGGTACTTGCACAGTGATATTAAGACGTTGGAACGGACGCAGATCATTCGAGATTTACGATTAGGAAAGTTCGACGTATTAGTTGGAATCAACTTGTTGCGGGAAGGGATCGATGTCCCAGAAGTTTCATTAGTGGCGATACTGGATGCCGATAAGGAAGGGTTCCTCCGCAACGAACGTTCATTGATTCAAACGATCGGTCGGGCGGCTCGTAATGAACATGGTTCAGTGATTATGTATGCTGATAAAACGACTGATTCAATGCAGGCGGCGATCGATGAGACCGCGCGTCGTCGGGCCGTACAGATGAAGTATAATGAAGATCATCATATTACACCACATACTATCAAGAAAGCTATTCCAGAATTAATTGCTTCGACGAAGACCACTGAAGACACTGGTAAGAAGGACGATTTCCTAGAAACTGATTTTGATGATATGACCCATGAACAACAGTTAGATATGATTAGTAAGCTAGAAGAACAGATGAAGACCGCCGCTAAGAAGCTCGACTTTGAACAAGCTGCGACGCTACGTGATACGGTCATGGAACTAAAAGCACAGATTAGCTAG
- a CDS encoding S-ribosylhomocysteine lyase has product MAKVESFTLDHTKVLAPYVRKITVENGPKGDAITNFDLRLVQPNKTAIDTAGLHTIEHMLAGLLRDRMDGVIDCSPFGCRTGFHLITWGEHDTVEVAKALKSSLEFIAGPAKWEDVQGTTIDSCGNYKDHSLFSAKEWAKLILSQGISSDPFVRKVVE; this is encoded by the coding sequence ATGGCTAAAGTAGAAAGTTTTACATTAGATCATACCAAAGTTTTAGCACCTTATGTTCGTAAAATTACGGTGGAAAATGGTCCTAAGGGTGATGCCATCACTAATTTTGATTTGCGGTTAGTTCAACCTAATAAGACTGCGATTGATACAGCGGGCTTACACACGATTGAACACATGTTAGCTGGATTATTGCGTGATCGGATGGATGGCGTGATCGACTGCTCACCATTTGGTTGCCGGACTGGTTTTCATTTGATCACTTGGGGTGAACATGACACCGTGGAAGTTGCTAAGGCATTGAAGTCCTCATTAGAATTCATTGCTGGTCCAGCTAAGTGGGAAGATGTTCAAGGAACGACGATTGATAGTTGTGGGAATTATAAGGATCATTCGTTGTTCTCAGCTAAGGAATGGGCTAAGCTGATCTTATCACAAGGAATTTCATCGGATCCATTCGTTCGCAAAGTCGTTGAATAG
- the uvrA gene encoding excinuclease ABC subunit UvrA — MANDKIVIHGARAHNLKDIDVTIPRDKLVVITGLSGSGKSSLAFDTLYAEGQRRYVESLSAYARQFLGQMQKPDVDSIDGLSPAISIDQKTTSKNPRSTVGTVTEINDYLRLLWARVGEPICPNDGTPIASQTVEQMVDRIQKLPERTKLQILSPIVRQKKGEHKKIFEKIKREGFVRVRVDGETHDISETFELNKNQQHTIEIVIDRIVVKSGDRSRLFDSFEAALRLSGGYAIADVIGDEPIMFSEHYACPICGFTVGELEPRLFSFNAPQGACPDCEGLGIKLEVDEDLVVPDKSLTLAEGALAPWNPISSQYYPEMLKQACEQLAIPMDVPYEDLSKADQQTVLYGSNGKTFHFHYQNDFGGVRDVDAVFEGVINNVDRRYHETNSDFTRDVMRKYMTELTCQTCHGFRLNRKALSVKVGGEHIGMVSDLAIGKELDFFNGLSLSEQSLVIAKPILKEIRDRLSFLQNVGLAYLTLSRSARTLSGGEAQRIRLATQIGSNLSGVLYILDEPSIGLHQRDNDRLIGSLKKMRDLGNTLIVVEHDEDTMRAADYIVDIGPGAGENGGEVMAAGTPKQVARSRKSLTGQYLSGKRFIPLPESRRPGNGKKIRITGAAENNLKKIDVDFPLGEFVVVTGVSGSGKSTLVNDVLKRVLAQKLNRNSEKPGKYKSVSGIKNIERLVNIDQSPIGRTPRSNPATYTGVFDNIRDLFAQTNEAKLRGYKKGRFSFNTKGGRCEACHGDGILKIEMNFLPDVFVPCEVCHGQQYNSETLEVEYKGKNIADVLKMTASEAVKFFEPIPKIRRKLQTLVDVGLGYVKLGQPATTLSGGEAQRMKLASELHKQQAGKNFYILDEPTTGLHSEDIRRLIGVLDRLVDAGNTVLIIEHNLDVVKSADYLIDLGPEGGDGGGTVVATGTPEQVAEVAESYTGQYLKPVLERDRAREATVPAK; from the coding sequence TTGGCAAATGATAAGATTGTCATTCATGGTGCGCGAGCCCATAACTTAAAGGATATCGATGTCACCATTCCCCGTGATAAATTAGTCGTAATTACGGGGTTATCTGGCTCTGGTAAGAGCTCATTAGCGTTTGATACGTTGTACGCGGAAGGACAACGTCGGTATGTGGAAAGCCTGTCAGCGTACGCGCGTCAATTCTTAGGGCAGATGCAAAAACCAGATGTTGATTCGATTGACGGGCTTAGTCCGGCTATTTCGATTGACCAAAAAACCACGTCGAAAAATCCCCGGTCAACGGTCGGAACCGTCACCGAAATCAATGACTACTTACGGTTATTGTGGGCACGAGTCGGGGAACCAATCTGTCCAAATGATGGGACACCGATTGCAAGTCAGACCGTTGAGCAGATGGTTGACCGGATTCAAAAATTACCAGAGCGAACGAAGTTACAGATCTTATCGCCGATTGTCCGCCAGAAAAAGGGTGAGCATAAAAAGATCTTTGAAAAGATCAAACGAGAAGGTTTTGTACGTGTCCGCGTTGATGGTGAAACTCATGATATCAGTGAGACCTTTGAACTGAACAAGAATCAACAGCATACAATTGAAATTGTTATCGACCGAATTGTCGTGAAGTCTGGCGATCGTTCCCGGTTGTTTGACTCCTTTGAAGCGGCATTACGATTGAGTGGCGGCTATGCGATTGCGGATGTGATTGGCGACGAGCCCATCATGTTTTCAGAACATTATGCCTGTCCAATCTGTGGGTTTACCGTCGGCGAGCTTGAACCCCGTCTATTCTCGTTCAATGCGCCCCAGGGAGCTTGCCCAGACTGTGAAGGGCTAGGAATTAAGTTGGAGGTCGATGAGGATCTCGTGGTTCCTGACAAATCCCTGACTTTGGCCGAGGGTGCTTTAGCACCTTGGAATCCAATCAGTTCTCAGTACTATCCCGAAATGTTGAAGCAAGCCTGCGAACAGTTAGCAATTCCGATGGATGTCCCGTATGAGGATTTGTCCAAGGCTGACCAACAAACGGTTCTTTATGGTTCCAACGGCAAGACCTTCCATTTCCACTATCAAAATGACTTTGGTGGTGTGCGGGATGTTGACGCAGTCTTTGAAGGCGTCATTAATAATGTTGATCGCCGTTATCATGAAACCAATAGTGATTTTACACGCGATGTCATGCGTAAATACATGACGGAACTCACTTGTCAGACTTGTCATGGGTTCCGGTTAAATCGTAAGGCCCTATCAGTTAAAGTCGGTGGCGAACATATCGGAATGGTTTCTGACTTAGCAATCGGCAAGGAACTTGATTTCTTCAATGGGTTGAGCTTGTCAGAACAAAGCCTGGTAATTGCCAAGCCCATCTTAAAGGAAATTCGGGATCGGCTGTCTTTCTTGCAAAATGTGGGGCTAGCGTATTTGACGTTAAGCCGTTCTGCGCGAACGTTATCTGGTGGGGAAGCTCAACGGATTCGGTTGGCGACTCAGATTGGCTCTAATTTATCCGGCGTACTCTATATTTTGGACGAGCCATCGATTGGTCTTCATCAGCGCGATAATGACCGGTTGATTGGTTCCTTGAAGAAGATGCGTGATCTGGGCAATACCTTAATCGTGGTTGAACACGATGAAGATACGATGCGTGCGGCTGATTACATTGTTGATATTGGCCCCGGTGCTGGTGAAAATGGCGGTGAAGTAATGGCAGCCGGAACGCCGAAGCAGGTGGCGCGTTCACGTAAGTCATTGACTGGTCAATATTTATCTGGCAAACGGTTTATTCCATTACCTGAATCTCGGCGTCCCGGTAATGGCAAGAAGATTCGGATTACCGGCGCGGCTGAAAATAATCTCAAAAAAATCGATGTTGATTTTCCTTTGGGCGAATTTGTCGTGGTCACGGGGGTCTCTGGTTCTGGTAAGTCGACACTAGTTAATGACGTCTTAAAACGAGTCTTGGCACAAAAGTTGAATCGGAATTCGGAAAAACCTGGTAAGTACAAGAGCGTTAGTGGCATTAAAAATATTGAACGGTTAGTTAATATTGACCAAAGCCCGATTGGACGAACACCACGCAGTAACCCGGCTACCTATACTGGCGTTTTCGACAATATTCGTGACTTGTTTGCGCAAACAAATGAAGCCAAATTACGTGGGTATAAGAAGGGACGCTTTAGCTTTAATACTAAGGGTGGCCGCTGTGAAGCCTGTCATGGTGATGGTATTTTGAAGATTGAAATGAATTTCTTGCCCGATGTCTTCGTACCGTGTGAGGTTTGCCATGGTCAACAGTATAATTCAGAAACGTTAGAAGTTGAATATAAAGGGAAAAATATTGCGGATGTCTTAAAAATGACGGCTTCAGAAGCTGTTAAGTTCTTTGAACCAATTCCTAAGATTCGGCGCAAATTACAAACGCTAGTTGATGTTGGTTTAGGGTATGTTAAGTTGGGCCAACCCGCAACCACTTTATCAGGAGGGGAAGCCCAACGGATGAAGTTAGCTTCCGAATTGCATAAGCAACAAGCGGGTAAGAATTTCTATATTCTAGACGAACCAACAACTGGGCTGCATAGTGAAGATATTCGGCGGTTAATTGGGGTCTTGGATCGGTTAGTGGATGCAGGTAACACGGTGTTGATTATTGAACATAATCTGGATGTCGTGAAGTCAGCGGATTATTTGATTGATTTAGGACCAGAAGGTGGCGATGGCGGTGGGACGGTCGTGGCCACCGGTACTCCGGAACAAGTGGCTGAGGTAGCTGAAAGTTATACTGGCCAATACTTGAAACCAGTCTTGGAACGTGACCGGGCCCGTGAAGCAACTGTACCTGCTAAATAG
- a CDS encoding argininosuccinate synthase gives MVKQNDKIILAYSGGLDTSVAISWLKDKGYDVVACGIDVGEGKDMDAIKEKALKLGAVSSYMIDAKQEFAEEYALIALQGHTLYEGEYPLVSALSRPLIAKKLVTLAKQEHAVAIAHGCTGKGNDQVRFEVAIHALAPDIKIEAPVRDWHWSREEEIDYAKEHNIPVPINLDSPYSIDENLWGRANECGILEDPWQGAPADAFDRTKALADTPDTPTTLEITFEAGVPVALDGESLNLADLIIKLDKIAGEHGIGRIDHIENRLVGIKSREVYEAPAATVLLKAHKDLEDLTFERELAHFKPIIEQKLADTIYNGLWFSPLMEAMVAFLKQTQQVVNGVVRVQLFKGNVITEGRKSPNSLYDTNLATYTSADSFDQQAAVGFIKLWGLPTQVNAQVQAKAKAEAKTNKAHA, from the coding sequence ATGGTCAAACAAAATGATAAAATTATTCTCGCTTATTCTGGTGGTTTAGATACGTCAGTTGCTATTAGTTGGTTAAAAGATAAGGGCTACGATGTTGTGGCTTGTGGTATCGATGTTGGTGAAGGTAAGGACATGGATGCTATCAAAGAAAAGGCATTGAAATTAGGGGCAGTTTCATCATATATGATTGACGCCAAGCAAGAATTTGCTGAAGAATATGCTTTGATTGCCTTGCAAGGGCACACCTTATATGAAGGGGAATATCCGTTAGTTTCAGCACTTTCACGGCCACTGATTGCCAAGAAGTTAGTGACGTTGGCCAAGCAAGAACACGCCGTAGCCATTGCTCATGGCTGTACTGGTAAGGGGAATGACCAAGTTCGGTTTGAAGTTGCGATTCATGCGTTGGCACCCGACATTAAGATTGAAGCGCCTGTTCGTGACTGGCACTGGTCACGGGAAGAAGAAATTGATTATGCCAAAGAACATAATATTCCCGTGCCAATCAATCTTGACAGTCCTTATTCCATCGATGAAAACTTATGGGGCCGGGCTAACGAATGTGGTATTTTAGAAGACCCGTGGCAAGGAGCGCCCGCCGATGCGTTTGATCGGACGAAAGCACTAGCTGACACACCGGACACGCCAACCACCCTTGAGATTACCTTTGAAGCCGGGGTGCCAGTCGCTCTGGATGGTGAATCTTTAAATCTAGCAGATCTGATAATCAAGTTAGATAAAATCGCTGGTGAACACGGGATTGGTCGGATTGACCATATTGAAAACCGGTTAGTCGGTATCAAATCTCGTGAAGTCTACGAAGCACCAGCCGCAACAGTTTTACTCAAAGCACATAAAGACTTAGAGGATTTAACGTTTGAACGGGAATTAGCCCACTTTAAGCCAATTATTGAACAAAAATTAGCAGATACCATTTATAACGGTCTTTGGTTCTCACCGTTAATGGAAGCAATGGTTGCTTTCTTGAAGCAGACACAACAAGTGGTTAACGGTGTCGTTCGGGTACAGCTTTTCAAGGGCAATGTTATTACTGAAGGCCGGAAGTCACCTAACTCCCTTTACGATACGAACTTAGCAACATACACTTCAGCAGATTCATTTGACCAGCAGGCGGCGGTTGGTTTTATCAAATTATGGGGCTTGCCAACGCAAGTCAACGCTCAGGTTCAAGCGAAGGCTAAGGCTGAAGCCAAGACCAATAAGGCCCACGCCTAA